A genomic stretch from Nitrospira defluvii includes:
- a CDS encoding phage holin family protein, translating to MENPHPISVAALLQGLLEDIRLLIGQTMRLARDEMKLERQKLTSLVIRLGIGLTMAFMTSALLLLMVVHLLHGWLGLPLWTSYGIVGLLCSLMAGLLLASAASLGSTLRLWPFRTLHSIKEDARWIKEQVLSTKT from the coding sequence ATGGAGAATCCGCACCCGATATCCGTCGCCGCCTTGCTGCAGGGACTTCTCGAAGACATTCGGTTACTGATCGGCCAGACGATGCGATTGGCTCGCGATGAGATGAAGCTGGAACGGCAGAAACTGACCAGCCTTGTGATTCGTCTCGGGATCGGCCTCACAATGGCGTTCATGACAAGTGCGCTCCTGCTCCTGATGGTCGTCCATCTGCTGCATGGTTGGCTGGGCCTCCCGCTCTGGACAAGTTATGGAATCGTGGGGCTTCTCTGCTCGCTCATGGCAGGCCTGCTCCTGGCCAGCGCCGCATCCCTGGGGTCGACACTCCGCTTGTGGCCGTTCCGCACCCTTCACTCCATAAAGGAAGACGCCCGATGGATCAAAGAACAGGTGCTCTCGACCAAGACCTGA
- a CDS encoding DUF421 domain-containing protein, translating into MDAVLRGATMYLFLLLVFRLAGRRTLAQTTVFDLALLLIISEATQNAMLGDDYSVTNGMLVILTLVGIDILLSLVKQRAPLLEGWLDGKPLVLIDEGRPSTELMRRARVDLQDILRAAREQGVCGLDRIRYAVLETSGSISIIPREFDDPTSTQNGPLTYSRGHGV; encoded by the coding sequence ATGGACGCAGTACTTCGTGGCGCGACCATGTATCTGTTTCTGCTGCTGGTCTTTCGACTGGCTGGTCGTCGAACGCTCGCGCAAACCACGGTCTTCGATCTGGCCCTGCTGCTGATCATCAGCGAAGCCACGCAAAATGCCATGCTGGGAGACGATTATTCCGTCACTAACGGAATGCTGGTCATTCTGACGCTGGTCGGGATCGACATCCTGCTGTCGCTGGTCAAACAACGGGCACCGCTGCTGGAAGGGTGGCTCGACGGAAAACCCCTCGTACTCATCGACGAGGGCCGACCGTCGACGGAGTTGATGCGACGGGCCCGCGTAGACTTGCAGGACATTTTACGTGCCGCTCGGGAACAAGGCGTATGCGGACTCGATCGCATCCGATATGCCGTGCTGGAGACCAGCGGCAGCATCTCGATCATCCCTCGTGAATTCGACGATCCGACGAGCACGCAGAACGGACCGCTTACGTATTCTCGCGGACATGGAGTCTGA
- a CDS encoding YihY/virulence factor BrkB family protein produces MAASLTSPSPRWNPWKLGGLSWKTFGARLWEETQRDDIFGRAAQLAYYFLLALFPALLFLTALIGLFPLKETLPELMQYLQTVLPADALSLLERYLENVVQGSGGDILSLGLLGALWASSSGVTAIMEALNVVYGAKETRPYWKVRLIASLLTIGLAGFIILSMTLILYGARIGEWIANIVGMGWLFLLSWNILQWPVATLLMLFALAVIYYICPNIEHDWRWVTPGSVCAVSLWLALSLGFKVYVEHFGNYNAAYGSIAGVIVLMLWLYLTGMVMLLGGEINAQIEQAAAALRRGERPHQQDSPSLSRPVHAKERTPS; encoded by the coding sequence TTGGCCGCCTCACTGACAAGTCCCTCCCCGCGTTGGAACCCCTGGAAGCTCGGAGGACTCAGCTGGAAAACTTTCGGGGCTCGCCTATGGGAAGAAACTCAGCGCGACGACATCTTCGGTCGGGCGGCACAACTGGCCTATTACTTTCTCCTAGCCCTCTTCCCGGCGCTGCTGTTCCTCACGGCCTTGATCGGACTCTTTCCGTTAAAGGAGACGCTTCCGGAACTCATGCAATATTTGCAGACCGTCCTGCCCGCCGATGCCCTGTCTCTCCTGGAGCGGTATCTGGAAAATGTGGTCCAAGGCAGCGGCGGAGACATTCTGTCACTCGGATTATTGGGCGCCCTCTGGGCCTCGTCCAGCGGCGTCACCGCCATCATGGAAGCGCTGAACGTCGTGTATGGAGCCAAGGAAACTCGGCCCTATTGGAAGGTGCGGCTGATCGCCTCTCTGCTGACCATCGGCCTGGCGGGATTCATCATTCTTTCCATGACGTTGATTCTCTATGGTGCGCGCATCGGGGAATGGATCGCGAACATCGTCGGGATGGGTTGGTTGTTTCTTCTGAGTTGGAACATTCTGCAATGGCCCGTCGCCACGTTGCTGATGTTGTTCGCACTGGCAGTCATCTATTACATCTGTCCGAACATTGAGCACGACTGGCGTTGGGTCACCCCCGGCTCGGTCTGTGCCGTCTCCTTGTGGCTGGCCCTCTCGCTAGGATTCAAGGTCTATGTCGAACATTTCGGTAACTACAATGCCGCCTATGGATCCATCGCCGGCGTGATTGTCCTCATGTTGTGGCTCTACCTGACCGGCATGGTGATGCTGCTGGGCGGAGAGATCAATGCGCAGATCGAACAGGCGGCCGCCGCACTTCGTCGAGGCGAACGACCGCACCAGCAGGACTCGCCCTCCCTCTCGCGGCCGGTCCATGCGAAGGAGCGCACACCGTCATGA
- a CDS encoding AI-2E family transporter, with translation MTPDSSTLLATRMTQPEPIQRVEPAPADRHLWQITPIRDLLWGGGLLFLLWFGYYLRGVFTPVLIALLLAYLFNPLIRRAEERWHIPRPVSISVILFLSAVLTLSLMTWLGPLLAEQVQSFAERVPGYLQSIAQRYHVRLGDFSEHLSTIATSLREDPLSILRPIFSGTGQAFGLLGTVIGTTTDVVIAFILIPIYFFFFAWRFDHSLEQLKRYIPFGYRARVRRIVTRMDQAVSGFFRGRLTIALGSAVLYSLGWAMTGIRYWFLLGLITGVLTIIPYASLIGWPLAVLLKYLDVLSAENGTFDLMTIVVWPSLAYLLVQFIESWLLTPWVQSQSMDMSAVTVLIVVFVGGALGGFYGLLLAIPIAACLKILGEELALPQLARHAATPTRSETQRKEAL, from the coding sequence ATGACACCGGACTCTTCCACCCTGTTAGCCACACGCATGACGCAACCCGAGCCGATACAGCGCGTCGAGCCAGCCCCGGCGGACCGGCATCTCTGGCAGATCACGCCGATACGGGATCTCCTCTGGGGCGGCGGATTGCTGTTCCTCCTCTGGTTCGGCTACTACCTGCGCGGCGTCTTTACTCCGGTGCTGATCGCCCTCCTGCTGGCTTATCTGTTTAACCCGCTCATTCGGCGGGCCGAGGAACGCTGGCATATCCCCCGCCCCGTGAGCATCTCCGTTATTCTGTTCCTCTCTGCGGTGCTCACCCTGAGCCTGATGACCTGGCTGGGTCCGTTGCTGGCGGAGCAGGTCCAATCCTTTGCCGAGCGCGTGCCGGGTTATCTTCAAAGCATCGCGCAGCGCTACCACGTCCGTCTCGGCGACTTCTCGGAACACCTCTCGACGATCGCCACCAGTCTGCGCGAAGACCCCTTGTCGATCTTGCGGCCGATCTTCTCCGGCACGGGCCAGGCGTTCGGCCTGTTGGGGACGGTGATCGGCACGACCACCGATGTCGTCATCGCGTTCATCCTCATTCCGATCTATTTCTTTTTCTTCGCCTGGCGGTTCGACCACAGCCTTGAGCAGCTGAAGCGCTATATTCCGTTCGGCTACCGCGCCCGCGTGCGCCGCATCGTGACACGCATGGATCAGGCCGTGAGCGGATTTTTTCGCGGTCGCTTGACCATCGCGCTCGGTTCAGCCGTGCTCTACTCGCTTGGATGGGCCATGACCGGCATCCGCTACTGGTTTCTGCTGGGACTGATCACCGGCGTGTTGACCATCATTCCCTACGCCTCGTTGATCGGCTGGCCCCTGGCGGTGCTGCTGAAATATCTGGATGTGCTGTCTGCTGAGAACGGAACGTTCGACCTCATGACCATCGTGGTCTGGCCGTCCCTGGCGTACCTGTTGGTGCAGTTCATCGAGAGCTGGCTGCTGACCCCATGGGTGCAGAGCCAGTCGATGGATATGAGCGCCGTGACCGTGCTGATCGTGGTGTTCGTCGGAGGCGCCTTGGGCGGATTTTACGGGCTGCTGCTCGCCATCCCCATCGCCGCATGCCTCAAGATCCTGGGCGAAGAACTTGCCCTCCCGCAGTTAGCCCGTCACGCCGCAACACCCACTCGGTCCGAAACGCAGCGGAAGGAGGCCCTATGA
- a CDS encoding thiamine pyrophosphate-dependent enzyme has protein sequence MTTVADLLIDRLLDWGVDTIFSLPGDGINGIYEALRTNRDRITLVLVRHEESAALAACGYAKFTRRLGVCLATSGPGGIHLLNGLYDAKCDGQPVLAITGHTFHDLIGTHYQQDVNLDKLFSDVAAYSERVMGPAHVRNVVDEAIKTAISRRTVAHLTIPKDVQDWSADGQLSKANVPGHSGDLYSDPLPLPSRALLEKAAAILNSGTKIAILAGRGCLGARDEIIQLADTLAAPIVKPLLGKGVVPDDHPLTTGGIGLLGTAPSQEALETCDTLIIAGSSFPYIEFYPKPGQARAVQIDLDTSRIGLRYPAEVGLVGQCWDVLRALLPLVRHKTDRTFLQKMQTRMAEWNALLEARGSRTDVPMKPQVAVRALNEFLADDAIICCDTGTVTTWVARHIAMKGTMQFSASGTLATMANGLPYSLGAGIAYPERQIVCIAGDGGFSMLMSELATLVKYALPVKIIVLKNNLLGMIKWEQLAFEGNPQYGVDLQPIDFAACARSCGATGFSVEDPAGLRDVYRQAFAHPGPVVVEAVIDPLEAPLPGKITMEQAWQFAKAVARGQEDRWDLMKSLLLNKIREVV, from the coding sequence ATGACCACCGTGGCGGATCTCTTAATCGATCGACTCCTGGACTGGGGTGTCGACACGATCTTCAGCCTGCCTGGCGACGGCATCAACGGCATCTACGAAGCGCTGCGGACGAACCGTGACCGGATCACACTGGTTCTGGTGCGGCATGAAGAGTCAGCGGCACTCGCCGCCTGCGGCTATGCCAAGTTCACCAGGCGGCTGGGTGTGTGCCTGGCCACCTCCGGACCGGGCGGCATCCATCTCCTGAACGGCCTCTACGATGCCAAATGCGACGGGCAGCCGGTTCTGGCCATTACGGGCCACACGTTCCATGATCTCATCGGGACGCATTATCAGCAGGACGTCAACCTCGACAAACTGTTCAGCGACGTGGCCGCCTACAGTGAACGGGTCATGGGACCGGCCCATGTCCGCAACGTGGTGGATGAAGCCATCAAAACGGCCATTTCTCGTCGCACCGTTGCACATCTGACTATCCCCAAAGACGTGCAAGACTGGTCCGCCGACGGGCAACTCTCCAAGGCCAATGTTCCCGGCCATAGCGGTGACCTCTATAGTGACCCGCTGCCGCTCCCCTCGCGCGCGCTGCTGGAGAAGGCGGCTGCGATACTGAACAGCGGAACGAAGATCGCCATCCTCGCCGGACGTGGCTGTTTGGGCGCCAGGGATGAGATCATCCAGCTGGCCGACACACTGGCCGCGCCGATCGTCAAACCGCTGCTGGGAAAAGGTGTCGTGCCGGACGACCATCCTCTGACTACGGGAGGTATCGGTCTGCTCGGGACCGCGCCGTCTCAGGAAGCGTTGGAAACCTGCGACACATTGATCATCGCCGGCAGCAGTTTTCCATATATAGAGTTCTACCCAAAGCCCGGCCAGGCCCGGGCCGTCCAGATCGATCTGGACACAAGCCGGATCGGCTTGCGGTATCCGGCTGAGGTCGGGTTGGTGGGCCAGTGCTGGGACGTCCTTCGCGCGCTCCTTCCACTGGTCCGGCACAAGACCGATAGAACGTTTCTCCAGAAGATGCAGACACGCATGGCCGAGTGGAATGCGTTACTTGAGGCACGAGGGAGCAGAACCGACGTGCCGATGAAACCTCAAGTGGCGGTGCGAGCCCTGAATGAATTCCTGGCGGACGATGCGATCATCTGCTGCGACACCGGTACGGTCACGACATGGGTGGCGCGCCACATCGCCATGAAAGGGACCATGCAGTTTTCCGCCTCCGGCACCCTGGCGACCATGGCCAACGGACTGCCCTACAGTCTCGGTGCAGGCATTGCGTATCCGGAACGACAGATCGTCTGCATCGCCGGCGACGGCGGATTCTCCATGTTGATGAGTGAGTTGGCGACGCTTGTCAAATATGCTCTTCCCGTCAAGATCATCGTCCTGAAAAACAATCTGCTCGGCATGATCAAGTGGGAACAACTCGCGTTCGAAGGCAATCCGCAATATGGCGTAGACCTGCAGCCCATCGATTTCGCCGCCTGCGCTCGATCGTGCGGAGCGACCGGCTTCAGCGTCGAGGATCCCGCTGGCTTACGAGACGTCTATCGACAGGCCTTTGCTCACCCAGGTCCGGTGGTGGTGGAGGCAGTGATCGATCCCCTGGAGGCGCCTCTGCCAGGCAAGATTACGATGGAACAAGCCTGGCAATTTGCGAAGGCGGTCGCCCGAGGCCAGGAGGACCGATGGGATTTGATGAAAAGTCTGTTGCTCAATAAGATTCGTGAAGTGGTCTGA
- a CDS encoding sensory rhodopsin transducer has protein sequence MEGVGRMKWALAEGYIPRHSHGPAPQMTSHETLCLLNTSPQEALVRITIYFADREPVGPYRVTVPARRTKHLRFNDLTDPAPIPVDTDYASLIESNVPIVVQHTRLDSRQAENALFSTMAFPLP, from the coding sequence ATGGAGGGAGTCGGTCGTATGAAATGGGCCCTCGCTGAGGGATATATTCCTCGACACAGTCATGGACCGGCACCGCAGATGACGAGCCATGAGACCCTCTGTCTCCTGAACACATCGCCGCAGGAGGCCCTTGTCCGGATCACCATCTATTTCGCAGATCGCGAGCCTGTCGGTCCCTATCGGGTCACGGTCCCGGCACGCAGAACAAAACATCTTCGCTTCAACGACCTCACGGATCCCGCCCCCATACCTGTCGATACGGATTATGCGAGTCTCATCGAGTCGAATGTTCCGATCGTGGTGCAGCATACCCGCCTGGATTCCCGCCAGGCGGAAAACGCACTCTTCAGCACCATGGCGTTTCCGCTACCCTAG
- the ligD gene encoding DNA ligase D — protein sequence MSLREYRQKRNFKKTPEPRGRLGSGGGKGLYVIQQHAASRLHYDFRLELDGTLKSWAVPKGPSLDPTQKRLAVQVEDHPLDYAQFEGLIPAGQYGGGTVLLWDRGRWTPLEDPREGLTHGRLTFTLQGDKLSGDWTLVRMGRERGKGKANWLLIKERDESARFGGKAEITRRLTKSVTSGRSLEEIASGPHKVWQAGRSNRTSVRAIPTESSDIALPTMARKARQASRMAPQLAMLVERAPEGDEWIHELKFDGYRILCRIRDGKATLWTRNGHEWTAKLRSLADALAGLPVERAWLDGEVVALLPDGRVSFQALQNAFESGQAANLVYYVFDLLYLNGYDLRPATLAERKQCLAELLKVEGSEGLIRFSAHIAGQGDDVFAEACRRGMEGVMAKRADASYSGGRSRTWVKVKCSKRQEFVIGGFTDPSGSRRALGALLLGVYDDHGTLRYAGRTGSGFSTRSLQALHRRLCAIERKASPFQSVPANVSRARIHWVEPTLVAEVSFAEWTKEGQLRQASFQGLRDDKPASAVTQESVTERATSRERSIVEPRRQVAGRKASVAANIVIEGVRLSHPQRILYPEHALTKEALARYYETVSDWILPHLHGRPLSLVRCPEGYQQECFYQKHATDRIPEAIGRVEIPGKESSALYMVADSLPALIGLVQLGVLELHTWGAMRDRLDRPDRLVFDLDPEPDVPWKLVVEAAQLLRTLLEELDLRSFVKTTGGKGLHIVVPIRRTGGWEEARAFSQAVAEHLAHMIPERFVATMSKQQRKGKIFVDYLRNAKGATAVAAYSTRARRGAPVSAPLAWEELSPQLRSDHFTLSNLPHRLQQLAKDPWQDYMSSRQTITRSMLNRLKP from the coding sequence ATGAGTCTTCGAGAATATCGGCAGAAACGGAATTTCAAGAAGACGCCTGAACCTCGCGGTCGGCTCGGGTCCGGAGGGGGCAAGGGACTGTATGTGATACAGCAGCATGCGGCAAGCCGTCTGCACTATGACTTTCGCTTGGAGTTGGATGGGACCTTGAAAAGTTGGGCCGTGCCTAAGGGACCGAGTCTCGATCCCACACAGAAGCGACTGGCCGTTCAGGTTGAAGACCACCCACTCGACTATGCACAGTTCGAAGGCCTCATTCCTGCCGGGCAATATGGCGGAGGCACGGTGCTGCTCTGGGACCGTGGTCGCTGGACTCCTCTCGAAGATCCACGTGAGGGCCTGACACACGGGCGCCTGACGTTCACGCTTCAAGGCGACAAGTTGTCCGGGGACTGGACCCTTGTCCGCATGGGGCGTGAGCGAGGCAAGGGGAAAGCGAACTGGCTCCTCATAAAGGAGCGCGACGAGTCCGCCCGGTTCGGCGGGAAGGCTGAGATCACCCGTCGTTTGACGAAGAGCGTCACGAGCGGACGATCCCTGGAGGAGATCGCTTCCGGACCCCACAAGGTATGGCAGGCCGGGCGCTCGAACCGAACGTCCGTTCGCGCAATCCCAACCGAATCATCGGACATCGCGTTGCCCACGATGGCGCGTAAAGCCCGGCAGGCATCTCGAATGGCTCCGCAACTGGCCATGCTCGTGGAGCGCGCGCCGGAGGGGGATGAGTGGATCCATGAACTGAAATTCGACGGCTACCGTATCCTCTGCCGCATCCGCGACGGCAAGGCCACCTTGTGGACCAGGAACGGTCACGAGTGGACCGCCAAACTACGGTCATTGGCCGACGCGCTTGCGGGCCTCCCGGTCGAACGCGCCTGGCTGGATGGGGAAGTGGTGGCCCTGCTGCCGGACGGTCGAGTGAGTTTCCAAGCGCTCCAGAATGCCTTTGAGTCTGGTCAGGCTGCGAATCTCGTCTACTACGTATTCGACCTCTTATATCTCAACGGGTACGACCTCCGGCCTGCGACACTGGCTGAGCGGAAGCAGTGTTTGGCTGAATTGCTCAAGGTGGAAGGCAGCGAGGGGTTGATCCGATTCAGCGCCCACATTGCCGGGCAGGGCGATGATGTGTTCGCGGAAGCCTGTCGTCGTGGCATGGAGGGTGTGATGGCGAAGCGGGCGGACGCCTCCTACTCGGGGGGGCGATCGCGCACCTGGGTGAAGGTCAAGTGTTCGAAACGGCAGGAGTTTGTCATCGGGGGATTCACCGACCCGTCAGGATCACGTCGAGCTCTTGGCGCATTGCTCCTGGGTGTCTACGATGACCATGGGACGTTGCGGTATGCTGGACGGACAGGGAGCGGGTTTTCCACCAGGTCATTGCAGGCGCTCCATCGTCGACTGTGCGCCATTGAACGCAAAGCCTCACCGTTCCAGTCGGTGCCGGCGAATGTGTCGCGCGCCAGGATCCATTGGGTTGAGCCGACGCTGGTCGCGGAAGTGTCTTTTGCAGAGTGGACGAAGGAGGGACAGCTTCGCCAGGCCTCATTCCAAGGTTTGCGCGATGATAAGCCGGCGTCCGCGGTGACGCAGGAGTCGGTGACGGAGCGAGCAACGAGTAGGGAGCGATCGATCGTCGAGCCAAGGCGCCAAGTTGCCGGGCGAAAGGCCTCCGTGGCTGCGAACATCGTGATCGAGGGAGTGCGGCTCAGCCATCCCCAGCGGATCCTGTATCCTGAGCACGCACTCACCAAAGAAGCCTTGGCGCGCTACTACGAGACGGTGAGTGACTGGATCCTGCCGCATCTGCACGGTCGACCGCTGAGCCTCGTGCGTTGTCCGGAGGGGTATCAGCAGGAATGTTTTTATCAAAAACATGCGACGGATCGTATTCCTGAGGCGATCGGTCGGGTGGAAATTCCCGGCAAAGAATCCTCGGCGCTTTACATGGTCGCCGATTCGCTGCCGGCCCTGATCGGGCTGGTACAACTTGGGGTGTTAGAACTCCACACCTGGGGGGCGATGCGCGATCGACTGGATCGGCCCGATCGTCTGGTGTTCGATCTCGACCCCGAACCGGATGTGCCTTGGAAGCTGGTAGTGGAGGCGGCCCAGCTGCTCCGGACCCTGCTTGAAGAGCTGGATCTACGCTCCTTCGTCAAAACCACCGGCGGAAAGGGACTGCATATTGTCGTGCCGATCCGTCGTACAGGGGGATGGGAGGAGGCCAGGGCGTTTTCCCAGGCCGTCGCCGAGCATCTGGCACACATGATTCCCGAACGGTTTGTCGCCACGATGTCGAAACAGCAGCGCAAGGGAAAAATATTCGTCGATTATCTGCGCAATGCAAAAGGCGCGACGGCGGTAGCCGCCTACTCCACCAGGGCTAGGCGCGGCGCTCCGGTCTCTGCGCCGTTGGCCTGGGAGGAATTATCTCCGCAGCTCCGTTCCGATCATTTTACCCTCTCGAATCTCCCGCACCGCTTGCAGCAGCTCGCCAAGGATCCCTGGCAGGACTACATGTCCAGTCGGCAGACGATCACTCGCTCCATGCTGAACCGACTCAAGCCATAG